A part of Aspergillus flavus chromosome 5, complete sequence genomic DNA contains:
- a CDS encoding putative COPII-coated vesicle protein has translation MNGFASHDLDEGAFGEKSGLQGGLKTFDAFPKTKPDYTAPSRRGGQWTVLILLICSVFSISEFKTWFKGSENHHFSVEKGVSHDLQLNLDIVVQMPCDALHVNIQDASGDRILAGELLKKDPTSWKLWTDKRNYDHEYQTLSREEPSRLEAQEEDAHVRHVLGEVRHNPRRKFPKGPKLRRGDAVDSCRIYGSLEGNKVQGDFHITARGHGYRDMGGHLDHSTFNFSHMITELSFGPHYPTLLNPLDKTIAATESHYYKYQYFLSVVPTIYSKGHQAALDSTLYTSKPSHSKNVIFTNQYAATSQGAELPENPYYIPGIFFKYNIEPILLMISEERSSFLSLLIRLVNTVSGVMVTGGWLYQIAGWGGELLRRGRKKRSEGVLDGKLTDE, from the exons ATGAATGGCTTCGCATCGCACGACCTCGATGAGGGTGCGTTCGGGGAGAAGTCCGGGCTGCAGGGCGGCCTGAAGACATTCGACGCATTCC CCAAAACCAAACCCGACTACACGGCTCCCTCCCGTCGAGGCGGCCAATGGACCGTCCTgatcctcctcatctgcagcgtattctccatctccgaaTTCAAAACGTGGTTCAAAGGCTCCGAGAACCACCACTTCAGCGTCGAAAAGGGCGTCTCCCACGACCTCCAGCTGAACCTTGACATCGTCGTCCAGATGCCCTGCGACGCCCTACACGTCAACATCCAAGACGCCTCCGGCGACCGCATTCTCGCCGGCGAGCTGCTGAAGAAGGACCCCACCAGCTGGAAGCTTTGGACGGACAAGCGCAACTACGACCACGAGTATCAGACGCTTAGTCGCGAGGAACCGAGCCGGTTAGAGGCGCAGGAGGAGGACGCCCATGTGCGCCATGTGCTGGGTGAGGTGAGACACAACCCCAGGAGGAAGTTCCCCAAGGGTCCCAAGCTGCGGAGAGGAGATGCTGTCGATTCGTGTCGCATTTATGGAAGTCTGGAGGGAAATAAGGTGCAGGGGGATTTCCATATCACGGCAAGAGGTCATGGGTATAGGGATATGGGGGGACATTTGGATCATTCGa CATTCAACTTCTCCCACATGATAACCGAACTCTCCTTCGGACCCCACTACCCAACCCTCCTCAACCCCCTCGACAAGACCATCGCAGCCACAGAATCCCACTACTACAAGTACCAATACTTCCTCTCCGTCGTCCCCACAATCTACTCTAAGGGCCACCAAGCCGCCCTCGACAGCACCCTCTACACCTCCAAACCCAGCCACTCCAAGAACGTCATCTTCACAAACCAATACGCAGCCACCAGCCAGGGCGCCGAGCTGCCCGAAAACCCCTACTACATCCCGGGCATCTTCTTCAAGTATAACATCGAGCCCATCCTGCTCATGATCAGCGAGGAGCGGAGCAGTTTCTTGTCGCTGTTGATTAGGCTCGTGAATACCGTTTCCGGGGTTATGGTTACTGGGGGTTGGCTTTATCAGATTGCGGGGTGGGGTGGGGAGCTGCTTaggagggggaggaagaagaggtcgGAGGGTGTGCTTGATGGGAAGTTGACGGATGAGTAg
- a CDS encoding protein kinase, whose product MPEKLPAQPYSEKGQSRKVQSRSSSPSRNEDSGSGGKIHPARWKYSHCSWPLMSFCCTAEGPPRRRLQKHASTPFLSEASYSSTETRGSIPNVTSRRRFSIRDQRAPQGPRPQEPARRSNHPGSFFHSVNSSIDSTNDPTESNNHPASLRSTSMGNLLKTDLNQTPPENAEFLAPINFDDFHNSIIAESSLNQFPLPRSGGTASGFPPINPAPNKNDENGMSRRLRSNSIRRKSVTISNPPSDSVPSRPPTLATATRSRRQSLAQPSNASSAAPRTSRKSIGQGSIPSARRQSLSSRKASADASHNLLHPRTQNLESMPNDATRLPTSARNIKAKSLQPPSREPREAFLTTSGSADHSRSSSTNAVRTPVKNAQAPLTTPSSTSKRVSVMPPHATGLGARTISPTDARRLKRMSTAPQAPPLPYTPPTQTDSLPVRPRSCAQSPSYIPRKSVTPSSNRTTPDPSRKSYSSGLSLSSTTSHNSARNSGGSLQTRLAQAASSSRLPTPKPRVEHTVPADEEVPPVPAIPKAYESPKGEPEQPNCTAPRKSHIPVDIAVLKGKSDTESDTNPTASATEDDTMDLPAKRALKTPEAKHKPTASLGRRNLQPLKLPPLNLLPLGTPMTNKIQAMKDREEDAKSHTPTGQVVAKTPSTPLTASKANFFAVEDDAVPRTQARSSTAHFVVSTSSGATLRTASSSSALASFENTSVGARTNSPYVSYSLPKSNSDVNNLRQKASADYSSRVSQSHKLTGPRPQTQSSAFSSNAETISQISTPSDPDNNSTSGSSFMNKITITRHRSNSRPQQVTDANTDPTKLEPMPPPKLPASATWNNLSTAKNTSPTLKPSYFKSKRQVSVSNAAASPIRKPSFSSEQSLSLEHSISNESRHSDAPSHRSASSILSPVHRILNSAKSNAAMNSTSSDPNVDPDIQIADDEMRKLNGRRKDFENAAKELDELRRKAGPKERVSPAQALKMANLNIFERGEIIDFKDIFFCGTQHAKKHVGDLNAQAANFGYDDDRGDYNIVIGDHLAYRYEVIDVLGKGSFGQVLRCVDHKTGGLVAVKIIRNKKRFHQQALIEVNLLQKLKEWDPHRRHSVVNFTQSFYFRGHLCISTELLGMNLYEFIKAHDFKGFSVKLIRRFTKQILSTLVLLHTKKVIHCDLKPENILLVHPMSSEIRVIDFGSSCFENEKVYTYIQSRFYRSPEVILGMSYGMPIDMWSLGCILAELYTGYPIFPGENEQEQLACIMEVFGPPEKHLIEKSTRKKLFFDSLGKPRLTVSSKGRRRRPSSKELRQVLKCDDEAFLDFISRCLRWDPSRRLSPHDALRHEFLTGLKMPSRSRTYTASLNSPAKRGNTLSTPSSGRPLPEPPGTSLKHGTFLRSRDVSGSSPVKPIAGKRHSTVSGVQPSTPKRSTTTSTTTPGSALPRVAGRSISGKPDLATAAAATSLRTK is encoded by the exons GAAGAAG CAATCACCCCGGGTCGTTCTTCCACTCCGTTAACTCGTCAATCGATTCCACGAATGATCCGACGGAGAGTAACAATCACCCTGCTAGCCTGCGATCTACCAGCATGGGTAATCTGTTGAAAACAGACCTAAACCAGACTCCACCCGAAAACGCAGAATTCCTCGCGCCCATCAATTTTGATGACTTCCACAACAGCATAATAGCGGAATCAAGTCTCAATCAGTTTCCCTTGCCCCGAAGCGGAGGCACTGCTTCAGGCTTTCCCCCAATCAATCCCGCCCCGAATAAGAATGATGAAAACGGGATGTCTAGACGGTTGAGGAGCAACTCTATCAGGAGGAAAAGTGTGACCATTAGCAACCCTCCGAGCGACTCAGTACCATCCCGGCCGCCGACATTGGCTACAGCTACTCGGAGTCGCCGTCAAAGTCTCGCCCAACCGTCAAATGCAAGCAGCGCTGCTCCACGAACTTCGCGTAAATCGATAGGACAAGGTTCGATTCCGTCTGCGAGGCGACAAAGCTTGTCGAGTAGGAAGGCTAGTGCCGACGCAAGCCACAACTTGCTGCATCCACGCACGCAAAATCTAGAATCTATGCCAAACGATGCAACGAGACTACCAACCAGTGCGCGAAATATCAAGGCTAAATCCCTACAGCCTCCGTCAAGGGAACCTCGCGAAGCCTTTCTGACGACCTCTGGATCTGCGGATCATTCCAGATCTTCGTCAACCAATGCCGTCCGAACGCCAGTCAAGAATGCACAAGCACCGCTTACGACCCCATCATCTACATCAAAAAGGGTTTCTGTAATGCCCCCGCACGCGACAGGCTTAGGGGCTCGTACTATAAGTCCGACGGATGCACGACGGCTGAAGCGTATGTCAACGGCACCTCAGGCGCCTCCTTTGCCTTATACTCCTCCGACTCAGACCGATTCATTACCTGTCCGTCCTCGCTCATGCGCCCAGTCGCCGTCTTACATCCCTCGGAAGAGTGTGACACCTTCCTCCAACAGAACTACCCCGGATCCTTCCCGTAAATCCTATAGCTCTGGGTTATCTTTGTCGTCGACCACGAGTCATAACTCGGCAAGGAATTCCGGGGGTTCATTACAAACCCGGCTTGCTCAGGCTGCATCATCTTCTAGGCTCCCTACGCCTAAACCTCGTGTAGAGCACACTGTGCCAGCAGACGAGGAAGTCCCTCCTGTTCCTGCTATTCCTAAAGCCTACGAGTCTCCGAAAGGGGAGCCTGAGCAACCAAATTGCACAGCTCCTCGCAAATCGCACATTCCGGTGGATATTGCTGTTTTGAAAGGCAAATCGGACACGGAGTCGGACACAAACCCTACAGCTAGTGCAACAGAAGATGATACAATGGATCTACCCGCCAAACGAGCATTGAAGACTCCAGAAGCCAAGCACAAACCAACTGCTAGCTTGGGCAGAAGGAACCTTCAGCCGCTGAAATTGCCGCCGTTGAATCTGTTGCCTTTGGGTACACCAATGACTAACAAGATCCAAGCCATGAAAGACCGAGAGGAGGATGCGAAATCACATACGCCAACGGGTCAGGTTGTCGCGAAGACTCCAAGTACCCCTCTTACTGCCTCGAAAGCTAATTTCTTCGCTGTCGAAGACGACGCTGTACCACGCACACAAGCGAGGAGCAGCACCGCACATTTTGTTGTGAGTACGTCTTCGGGTGCTACCTTGAGGACAGCCAGCAGCTCCAGCGCATTAGCATCTTTCGAAAACACATCAGTTGGTGCAAGGACAAATTCGCCTTATGTCTCGTACTCGCTCCCTAAGAGCAACAGTGATGTTAATAATCTCCGCCAAAAGGCTAGTGCAGATTACTCTTCCAGAGTGTCACAGTCTCACAAGTTGACGGGTCCACGTCCTCAAACTCAATCAtctgctttctcttccaatgcagAAACAATCAGTCAGATCTCTACCCCGTCTGATCCCGACAACAACAGCACTTCTGGGTCCTCTTTCATGAATAAGATCACGATAACCCGCCACAGGAGCAATTCTCGACCTCAGCAGGTAACGGACGCAAATACAGACCCCACTAAACTCGAGCCCATGCCGCCACCTAAGCTTCCAGCGTCTGCAACCTGGAATAACCTATCAACGGCGAAGAATACAAGTCCCACGCTAAAGCCAAGCTATTTCAAGTCAAAGCGACAGGTCTCTGTATCAAACGCGGCAGCCTCGCCAATACGGAAACCCAGTTTCAGTAGCGAACAGAGTCTTTCTTTAGAACACAGCATTTCGAACGAGTCGCGTCATAGTGATGCCCCATCCCACCGTTCTGCATCATCGATCCTCTCCCCAGTTCACAGAATACTCAACTCTGCGAAGTCGAACGCTGCCATGAACTCCACTTCTTCCGATCCAAACGTTGACCCCGATATCCAAATCGCTGACGACGAGATGCGGAAACTTAATGGCAGGCGAAAAGATTTCGAAAACGCGGCGAAAGAGTTAGATGAACTGCGCCGCAAAGCTGGGCCGAAGGAGCGTGTCAGCCCAGCTCAGGCTCTCAAAATGGCAAATCTGAATATCTTTGAGCGTGGTGAAATTATTGACTTCAAAGATATCTTTTTCTGCGGAACCCAACATGCAAAGAAACATGTCGGAGACTTGAATGCACAAGCCGCTAACTTTGGCTACGATGATGATCGCGGTGATTACAATATTGTCATTGGGGACCACTTAGCCTACAGATACGAAGTCATCGACGTTCTGGGCAAGGGAAGCTTTGGTCAAGTTCTAAGATGTGTTGATCACAAAACGGGCGGGTTGGTTGCTGTGAAAATCATCCGCAACAAGAAGAGGTTCCACCAGCAAGCCTTGATTGAGGTTAATCTGCTTCAAAAGCTCAAAGAGTGGgatcctcatcgtcggcatAGCGTTGTCAATTTCACCCAAAGCTTCTACTTCAGGGGACACCTCTGCATATCTACAGAACTGCTGGGAATGAACTTATATGAGTTCATCAAAGCCCATGACTTCAAAGGATTCTCTGTCAAACTCATTCGCCGTTTTACGAAACAGATTTTGAGTACGCTGGTGCTTCTCCACACCAAAAAAGTCATCCACTGCGATCTCAAGCCGGAGAACATTCTCCTTGTACACCCAATGAGTTCCGAGATCAGAGTCATCGACTTTGGCTCTAGCTGCTTCGAGAACGAGAAGGTCTATACCTATATCCAGAGTCGCTTTTATCGCTCACCAGAAGTCATTCTTGGCATGTCATACGGCATGCCCATTGACATGTGGAGTCTAGGATGTATCCTGGCTGAGCTGTACACGGGATATCCCATCTTCCCGGGAGAGAATGAACAAGAGCAGCTTGCCTGTATCATGGAGGTTTTCGGGCCTCCAGAGAAACACTTGATCGAGAAGAGTACACGGAAGAAGCTCTTCTTTGATTCCTTGGGCAAACCGAGATTAACGGTCTCCTCAAAAGGTCGACGTCGGCGTCCAAGTTCGAAGGAGCTCAGGCAGGTCCTGAAATGCGACGACGAGGCTTTCCTCGACTTCATCTCCCGCTGCCTTCGTTGGGACCCGTCCCGCCGTCTTAGCCCGCACGATGCCCTCAGGCATGAATTCCTAACAGGGCTCAAAATGCCCTCGCGGTCTAGGACATATACAGCGAGCTTGAATTCCCCGGCCAAGCGGGGGAATACTCTATCAACCCCGTCGTCAGGGCGCCCTCTTCCAGAACCACCTGGCACGAGTCTCAAGCATGGCACCTTTCTGCGTAGCCGAGATGTCTCAGGTAGCTCTCCAGTCAAGCCAATAGCCGGGAAGCGCCACTCAACTGTGAGTGGTGTCCAACCGTCCACCCCCAAGCGAAGTACAACTACTTCTACAACGACTCCTGGGTCAGCATTGCCTCGCGTTGCTGGTAGGAGCATCAGTGGAAAACCAGACCTCGCAACAGCGGCGGCTGCGACCAGCCTG AGAACTAAATAA